The bacterium nucleotide sequence ACGGCAACAAGGTGGTGCAGGCCAATTTCAGCCAGATCACGTATACCTTGACGGCCGGCAATGACGGTCACGGGACGGTGACGCTGAATCCTGCGGGCGGGACCTATGCCTCGGGGACGACGGTGACTTTGACGCCCAACCCCAATACGGGCTACCAGTTCAGCTCGTGGTCCGGGGCGAATGCTGCAGACATTACCTATAGCAGCGGCGTATATCGAATTGTAATGAACGGCAACAAGGTGGTGCAGGCCAATTTTACGGTTTCTGCATTCATTCCCACTGTTGAATTCTGGGCGACTCCTACACGAGGGAACCCAGCACTGGCTGTCAAGTTCATGGATGCTTCAAATGGCACCCCGACTGGATGGCTCTGGGATTTTGGCGATGGTCAGACCTCGACGGAGCAGAATCCGACCCATGTCTATTGGATGCCAGGTAAATACTCGGTGACCTTGACAATCACTACTCAGTATGGGCCTTTCTCGCTGGAGAAAGAGGAATTCATCTACGTCAATGGCTTTGAATTCTGTGCTTGTGCCATGCTGGATCTGATCGATAACAGTACCAGTTTCGCGAGCGAAAACTGGAACAACGCCATCGATCATGATATAAGCGGCCCCGATGGCACAGTAACTGCTGGCGGCAGCATTCCTTACGCCATCTTCAAATTCCATGACAACAAGACCAAAATGGTCAACAAGATCAGACTCATGACGAATACTAATGTCGGTTTGCAGGATCGTTGGATGGTCAGCTTTGATGTCTATACGTCAACCACCGGCCTGGCTGATGCGGACTTTGCACTTCTCATGCGAAATACCAAGAAGGGGGGTGGCTGGGAGGAATTTTCTTGCACACCCAAAGCGGCTAAGTATGTCAAGCTGGTGATCACCGGTCCGAATTCCGGCTGGCGCCAACTGGGTGAATTTGAGGTCTGTGTTGTCAAAGAGTATCCGGAAATCTCCAAATCCACCGTCAAGGCAACCTCTCCGCACATTGCCAATGGGGTCGATGCCTCCAAATTTACCATCACTCTGAAAAAATATGATGGCTCCGCCTTGACCGGCCTGTCCGATGAGGATTTCTATCTTTACAGCTATTCGGGTAGAATCACCCACTCTGTCGTCAAAGAAAGCACTCCGGGCGTTTACACCGCTTCTCTCTCAACCATTGAAGCTGGTATGAAAGAGGTGAAGGTTCTCGTCCACTGCAATCTGGTTGGCAGCGCGACGATCAATTTTTCTGCTCCGGTTATGAAAGAGTCTCCCTTGGTTTTTGTGGAGGGCTCTACAGCTTTCAGAAATGAGGGATGGGACAATCTCATCGACGGCGATGAAGAAGGATGGGATGGCACCGCAACCGTGGGTGGGACTGAGCCTTATGCGATCTTTGGTTTTGCTGATGGCGGCATCAAAGCTATTCAACAGATCGCCCTGCTGATGGACACGGGGGTCGGTTTTGATAACCGCTGGGTTGAACGCTTCCGCCTCCAGGCTTCCACTTCTGGCAAGGCCAGCGCCGACTTTGTCACGGTCTATGATGGTATCGCCTCGGGAGGCGATTGGCAGACTTTTATCTTCCCAGCCTTCAGCGCCAAATACCTCAAGCTGATCATCGACTTTCCAACGACGCAGTGGCGACAGTTGGGTGAGATGCGGGTTTACACGACAGCATTGTCGGTCATGAGCCAGCAAGCTAATGAACTCACCCAGCTCACCGATGTCCCTCAGGAATGGTCGGTTAGCAAAAACTATCCCAACCCCTTTAATCCGGACACGCATCTTCAGTTCAGCGTTCCCCAGGCTGGGCATGTAACCGCAGTTGTTTACAACATGCTCGGGCAGAAGGTGCGCACCCTGCTCGATAACGAGGTGTCGGCCGGCACGCACCAGATAGTCTGGGACAGCCGCTCTGATTCGGGTGAGTCCATGCCGTCGGGTGTTTATTACATGCGTTTTGATTTTGGCGGACGGTTCCAAACGCAGAAAGTCGTCCTCACCAAATAGCTGGCGCACAGAGTTGCAGCGACGATGGCGGCGTGATACTGCATCACGCCGCCATCGTCATAGTGGAGGCAGCGTTGTATGAAGCACCAGGTCACCTTATTCGTTATGGTCATCAGCCTTTTGCTGGCAAGCAACCGGGCCGTACCGGGGGCTGGTTCAAGGCCGGCTGATATAACAGCCGAGCTATTGGGCCGAGCACCTTGGCTGGCATATCGGCTGGATCTTCTCCACCACCGGTTGAATCTTGAAAATCCACCCGAGACCATCCGAAGGGATCTTTATATGGCCTGCATCGGATTGCGTACGGGTTTGCAGGGAGAATCGGCTGCAAGCCTCTCCTTTGCCCCTCAAATCCGGTTCGACCATTCCCAAAGCGGAGAGTATGATCCTTTTACCAAGGTTCAGACAAGCGACTCTCTTGGCAGTACGGTGCGGATTGCAATCAACAAAGTGAGTAAACGTATTCTGCTGGTTTGGCAGGAGGGCTTTGAGGATCCGGATATCTATGCACAACTCTATGATCTGACTTTTTCGGCGATTGGCCCCAATATTAAAGTCAATCCTGCCGGAAATCGAGCGGCGCAGATCGCTCCTGATGTTTGCGCGCTTGCCGACGGGAATTTTCTGGTCTGTTGGGAGGACTATACCAGTACCACCCCCAATATAATGGCACAAGGGGTCAACCAGAACGGCAGCTTGCACGGATCAAGTGTCAAGGTTTCACCCATGGCCACGACAGCGCAGTTTTTCCCCAAAGTGGAATCGAATGGTGACAGTACTCATGTGATTTGGCTGCAGAAGGATGGTCAGGATTATAATGTCTATATCCGCACCTTGAGCCTGCAGGTAGTGCCCAGGGCGCCCGCGGTACGGGTCAACGACGATGACAACGGTCTACAATGGGCTCCGGAGATTGCCAGTTTTGGCTATGGCCAGACCGTGGTGGTGTGGGAGGATAAACGCGATGGCCACTCCGAGATCTATGCCCAAATCTACAAGGCGGACGGCGTCAAACGAGGGGATAATTTTGTTGTCAACTCGGACGCCATGAACAGTCTGCAATGGCGACCCGCGGTTGCTGGCAATGAATCGATGGCGCAGGTTGTCTGGGAAGATTACCAGAACCGAGCGGCGGCGATTTATGCACAGCAGCTGGATTCATACGGCCTTCTCAGTGGCGAGAATCAGCGTCTCGACCAGTCGGCCCTTCTAGCCGCCAAAGAAAAACCGGCGCTTTGCGTCGAAGAACAAGGCCAGAGAGTCTTCGCCTGGCAGGAAAAGAGCGAGGTAGCCTGGCGGTTGAAATTTGCTGTATTTCCGGTAGCCTCGGATGTGCCCACCTATTACATGCTCGGGGAGAACGATACCGCGCATGAATTCACCAATATCCAGTTAGGCCAGATAAAAAACGCCATTTACTTTGCTTTCTTAGGAGA carries:
- a CDS encoding PKD domain-containing protein — protein: GNKVVQANFSQITYTLTAGNDGHGTVTLNPAGGTYASGTTVTLTPNPNTGYQFSSWSGANAADITYSSGVYRIVMNGNKVVQANFTVSAFIPTVEFWATPTRGNPALAVKFMDASNGTPTGWLWDFGDGQTSTEQNPTHVYWMPGKYSVTLTITTQYGPFSLEKEEFIYVNGFEFCACAMLDLIDNSTSFASENWNNAIDHDISGPDGTVTAGGSIPYAIFKFHDNKTKMVNKIRLMTNTNVGLQDRWMVSFDVYTSTTGLADADFALLMRNTKKGGGWEEFSCTPKAAKYVKLVITGPNSGWRQLGEFEVCVVKEYPEISKSTVKATSPHIANGVDASKFTITLKKYDGSALTGLSDEDFYLYSYSGRITHSVVKESTPGVYTASLSTIEAGMKEVKVLVHCNLVGSATINFSAPVMKESPLVFVEGSTAFRNEGWDNLIDGDEEGWDGTATVGGTEPYAIFGFADGGIKAIQQIALLMDTGVGFDNRWVERFRLQASTSGKASADFVTVYDGIASGGDWQTFIFPAFSAKYLKLIIDFPTTQWRQLGEMRVYTTALSVMSQQANELTQLTDVPQEWSVSKNYPNPFNPDTHLQFSVPQAGHVTAVVYNMLGQKVRTLLDNEVSAGTHQIVWDSRSDSGESMPSGVYYMRFDFGGRFQTQKVVLTK
- a CDS encoding FlgD immunoglobulin-like domain containing protein, coding for MACIGLRTGLQGESAASLSFAPQIRFDHSQSGEYDPFTKVQTSDSLGSTVRIAINKVSKRILLVWQEGFEDPDIYAQLYDLTFSAIGPNIKVNPAGNRAAQIAPDVCALADGNFLVCWEDYTSTTPNIMAQGVNQNGSLHGSSVKVSPMATTAQFFPKVESNGDSTHVIWLQKDGQDYNVYIRTLSLQVVPRAPAVRVNDDDNGLQWAPEIASFGYGQTVVVWEDKRDGHSEIYAQIYKADGVKRGDNFVVNSDAMNSLQWRPAVAGNESMAQVVWEDYQNRAAAIYAQQLDSYGLLSGENQRLDQSALLAAKEKPALCVEEQGQRVFAWQEKSEVAWRLKFAVFPVASDVPTYYMLGENDTAHEFTNIQLGQIKNAIYFAFLGEPIGGKSTVLAHKVTLMSVPVELMHFQAAAIASGVHLTWQTASETSNLGFAVERMRETGDYAQAAFIQGMGTTSSQHYYEYVDDGLRPGKYRYRLRQIDLDGTSTVSDEIEITVSGPEHFELLEAYPNPFETRTHLLLRLPVASEVEAWVYNLLGQRVCRLVAGSLPSGQNELDWDGRDERGLPVPAGVYLLQARINGKMQIRSVALVR